The segment ATTAcacttatcttttttttttttttctaccaacgataaaaaaaaaacttttttttatttattttacatttatttataagttaTATAGATACATTTATGAATTTTCTTACTAGAAAACTTTTCTCGAATTAAATtgcttaaattatttgaattaaaaaaaaacatatttttttttgtttttgaataatgAATCATACAGTTTTCGTAGCGATTATTTTTCTAAgtctaattatttaaaatttttaaaatcattaaaccACCTTAAAAGCTTTTGAAAAACccttgggtttttttttttttttttgacatagtCATTTGGAAAACGactcatgtttttttttattattttttcggaTATGCGGGGAGGTAAGAAAAAACGTGACCCGATAAAAACGAGGGTGTGCCAGATTAGAAATCATCTATCACTGTAAAAATAAGATCGTGATAAGGTGAGACTTTTAGTTGTACATTTACGATTATCATCGATTTTATTGTCCCACCCCTTGTAGCAAActtaacaataatcattatcaaggtaaaataataaaacaatacaattatcatataataataaaatcaaaataatcaaaattaggacagtcaatatatataataacaaacaatcaaagtgttaaaattaaactactctatttttatttatttatttatttatttatctttaatttcattaataacactgacatttaaaaaattttcataattcagATAATCATGAGTATATTATTCATcaactttaatttataataaaagtttgttaaatttgataattactaatatattaaaatgaaaaaaaaaatatatatatatatatatttgtaatcgATGGACTGTAAAAAAATCTAGCTGTCATGAAAAAGATTGATTGAGCTGGGATAATATCCTTTGGCAAATATCCATGGGGAGCCAAGAATCTCccttcaaatatatattaaagacgTGACCAGACATAACTCAAATCAAAAACAACTCATATtgcattgtaaaaaactttttttttttttcatctttacttttaatattttttttttttttatttcatatctaataaaagaaaaaaaattgtttataaattttataattttgcgGTGGCTATGATATTACATTGGTAGGGGtgtttagttaaaaattgGAGGGGTTAAAAGGAAGAAAGGGTTAAATGAGACAGAGAGAGAGAGTTTGATAAGAGGCTTTTTGGAGTAATGAGAATAATAGATGAACATGAAATTATTCCCAGAGGGTCCAGGCTTGCCAATGGATCGATTCGTGAGCCAATTTTGCGGAAATGTTCACATTGATCTGACCTTTCTCCCCTTGTGTTTCTCCATTTTGCCACCTCTATTGACCATCTTCTTGGTTCTTGGCTATTCGATGGGAACCTTTGGTATCAACTACTCGAGCTTCATATGATACCGCCCACACAACTCATCCCATTTCAATGCTTCTTTCTATTTCTATCTTTCTCTCTTTATTTCTCTCTTGTGCATAACGGGAATAGTAGGTGTGCCAACACCAAAATTGTCTTACTCTCAACTAAATACCAAAATGAATACACCCGTTTATCTTAAAtgcaattaaatttcaaaaggaaatattttttataaaaattcagctAATTGAagcatttacaataattacaaattttataccTCAATACatcctattattttttaaatgaaaaaataattaacatatttataaagaCCTTGATAATTTCGagaattaatgaatttaaaaaaaagatataaatctgtaattaaatccaaaaaaaagaaaattcaagcATGATAATATTCTGATAGAATGAAGAAGAGATTCGTGGTAATATGATACTCGACGTGATGTACGAGAAAGTGTACCGATCAATACAAGACCTCTCTCAAGTTATTCGTTGTTTTATTCGATGTTAGTTTCATAACTAGATTCTCTCatcatactttttttattttcaataatttaagtattttattttttattttcttgcttttttatttacaaaaatacacAATAATCCATTCAATTCCATATACTCATTGTTGTATTAcacaaagttttatttattcaaaaaaaatataaaaattgaatgttatgtaataataatcaagacgATGCGCAATatgaaacaacaaataattaatactttataaaattaaaaataataataatgataatgatagtaattaaagtatataaatatatatattaaaagaaaataataatcatggtaataataattaataatattaatgataattacataaataaattaaaaaaaaaacaccatccTACAACCGGGTATGCCCTGAGAGTACGAGAGTagtgtgtttgtgtgtgtgtatgtgagTTTGCCTAgtataaaaacataaacaaaaaaaaaaaagtacgaaAAATGATTTGCAAAGAgtgaatgattaaaaattgaaaaaaaaaaaaaaaaatagaatgatCTGATGGGCACGTCCTGGTTGTAGGATCGGTGGTGTCAAAACGGGAGGATGTTGGATTGGCTGGTGGAACCACCCTGTCATCAGAGAATACAACACAAGCAGTGGACAATTTCGCAAGACTATATACAGCACTACGTCATGATGATAAAAGGCCATTGTGTCGTTATTGTGGCAGAAGTTATTCATCACCAAGTAATCTACGTCAACATGTAAAAAATGTACATTCAAATTGGCCACCACCTGATACCTGGCCCCAGTGTAGTCGATGTGGAAAACGTTGTAAAACAAAACACTATTTGATTAATCATCAATTACAAGCCCATGGCATTCATCAAAGATCATCAAGTTCAAATTATCAGAATTGAttatgcaacaaaaaaaaaaaaaaaaaaaacgaacaaacaaacaaacagataccgataataatataattttcgaATCCTTCTTCACCACAAAtccaacaataatttaaaaacacgtCAAGtcgagtcaaaaaaaaaaaaaccccttttttaaaaaaaaaaaaaaaaatttctcgttatcttttattttcaatgattgattttttttttttatatatatttttttagatttattttcttatttttttttatttgcaaattccttcttatttttgttttttttttttttttttttttttttttgtattaatttttggatGTTGGgtggaaattataaaaaaaaagaaatatcgaGAAGAGGATAAAAGTGTTTTCGTGTGGTGTGGTGGTTGCAGATGATGACGAGAATGCagtttatcatcatcatcatcgtcagaGTCAACGGTTTGTGAAAGATGAATTGATGATCGAGGAAGAGGATTATCATGATGatggtggtagtggtggtggtggcatGGTGATCAAACAACCAGATAATACAACTGTTCTTCATGATCGTCTGatgcaacaacatcaacatggATTTATTTGTCCATTGTGCAGTAAGATAACACCAAGTATTGGTGATATGAGAATACATCTTGATGAACATTATCCACGTGATTCATCAACATGTCCTGTATTAACATGTAGAAAAACATTTACACATCCAAATAGTGTTAGAAATCATATGAGAATTAAACATGGTGATAAGTGGAAAGAAATGAAAGCACTCAGATGGACTTACGTGtgattctttaattattttattatcattttgatatttataatttattaaatattattactatcatttatttattaaaataaatacctttttttaaaaatattattaagtcaaaaaataaaagataatattatGTTTCCATATATACTGATTGAACTGAGTTATGATAATAGTGATATCGAAGCGTACAAAATGTCTTCtatttggttttatttttcccaaatgaaaaaaatatgtcaatacATGTAGACTTAAGGCGCACATGTGTATACAGAtcagcaaattttttatttctttttttttttattattttttttttcttcagaaATATGTTGTAAATagtcaaaataaaagaaaaattaacagtatttataagaaataatgcatttttttaaaaaaaggaaaacatgtaatgttaaataaaataataaacttcgtACTGgacattttgaaaaaaaaaaaatatgaaataaaaaaaaaaatgttctttTCTAGGTAAATAAGACAGCCTTagattttaattgaaaatatatattaaatgatcaaagtgattcatcaaaattattaacagtcaaataatatattatttagatacagagtataacaaaatattcaaaaataataattattattttaaattccagtgcagtgttgaataaaaaaaaaacacaaaaatcaacaacaaacattctttttattattgtatagaaTCAAACAGTTAGCAtttgtcaaatattaaatctGAACTCTGGTTTATTTTTGTACATCtcctaaaacaaaaaaaaaacaaacagatacaatagaaaacaaaaaattaataaatgataaactCGACACTTGATTTGTGCCCAGTAAAATGAACTAGTCTttcgttgaaaaatataaataattacaacgTATAAAATTAcgttgatgaaaaaaacaaaaaaaaaaaaaaaacttttggaTTAACGAGTCAGATGTCgatcaaaatcatcaacagaatattttaaaatacaacaaaaaaaaaaaaaaaaatgaaaaaaaaaacagttagattattatttatactagaaaaaaaaaaaaaacaaaaacaaaaaaaaaaaagaataattgaaaaaacaaaggaacctaaatatattatattatattatataaatattaaaaaaaaaaatctatattaaacttccaataaaaaaaatcaataaattgagGTTCTATTATTTAAGTAAcgatttgtataataaaagaCAATTCCGAGTGAAGTTAAACAAATAAgagtacttttttttcatcattcagTACTTACCCAATGacccattttaaaaattaatatatttttgttttttaaaattctttttttatttattaattatgatttttgtattatactaattttattatttaatttaaattaattaattttttttcatctatttatttgattttattttttcgtaaaacaaattttttattatttatttattatttcagtttCAAGAAGAGGTCTCGATATGATGAGAGTACGAGCAACAGATCCACGACCATGTCCAAAATGTGGTAAAATATATCGTTCAGCTCATACATTACGTACACATTTAGAAGATAAACATACAGTATGTCCGGGTTATCGTTGTGTATTGTGTGGTACTGTTGCTAAATCACGTAATTCATTACATTCACATATGTCACGTCAACATCGTGGTATAAGTACAAAAGATCTTCCAGTTTTACCAATGCCAAGTGCTTTTGATCCTGAACTTGCATCACGTTTACTTGCTAAAGCTGGTGTTAAAGTTAGTGCTGCTGAATTACGTGCACGTGCTAGTCCAACTGGTCCACGTAGAAATGATATGCGTCTTGAATTACCTCGTGGTAGTAGtagtggaggtggtggtggtggtgcacCATCAGAAGCTGGTAGTTCAATATGTGGTGGTGATGATCCAGAAGACTTAACATTACCATTAAGTTTAAGATATGGATCATCGACACCGAATAACAATACAGTTATAACAAAAatcacaaataataaaaccgGAACTGCTGCTAAAACAATGGATAATATGTTACATGGACATAATCGTGAGCCAAATACACCACCAATGCATAGGTCTGGACACTTGCCAATGCATCAAAATATACCTGGACATCATAATAGTGCAACTGGATCAGCATTATTGGAtacatatttacaatttattgcTGAAAATTCAGCATTATCAATGGGTCTTAGTCCTGAACAACAGGCTGCAATCGCAACAGCACGTGCTGCTAAACTTGCACATATGAATGCAATGGATAAACTTGGTGCTCGTGGACTTGAAGATTATCCAATGATTAGTCGTGATGAGGGACGAGGGGTTGTTCATGAAGATCGTAATGATCAACATCATGATAAATCAGATAATATTCATTTACGTaataatgaagatgatgagGCTGAATCATCAAATGGCGAGGATGATGATTTCAGTGATAATGATGAGCCTGAAGCACTCAAAGCTGAATAATGtcgttttattattgttttttttttttattaatttttcttttattattattattattattattattattattattattttaaaaaaaataatatttcttaagAATGCAAGAGCCTCAAccatgatgtttattttttacgtgaagaaaaagaaaaaaatagaagaatcTATCATTTACTACCTCATATATTGTagatctaattttttttttatattattatatacttacTGGATGAAGATAACAAAATCTATAAAAGAATCTCTCGGCAAAGAAACAAAGTTTATTTTGAGtcaatatacataaaatgGTTTTATATACATTCTTATAACTAATTCCATCCGTCTACCTCAGTGCACATAATAGAGCAACAGAAAGTTATTACGTTTACaagtgttttatattttttattatattataatttgttttttttttttttacttttccgtttattttttattatttttttttatttaaaaaaaaaaaaaaaaatgatataaaaattgataatatttgttgatacGAAAATATTGAAATGGATTTTTACACCGTCCTTTTGAgaactttgtaatttttaattaaaaataaaaattacaaagtgaTTAAGCAtgtttaaagataaaaaaaaatgaaagaaaaaaaaaaaaaaaagaaacataatAAACGTGAGTATATTTGATGAATGAAGacattgctatttttttttttatcacattcaatgttttcaaaaaaaaaaaaaaaaaaaaatttataataatttctagttttttttttttttttttatgtcattgGACCATATGTTATtaatgatagttttttttttatttttattattcagttTGACGACAATCAAAAACGATTATTACGATGCTTACTTAAATTTGTTTtggcttcaattttttttcgttaaattaattgttgagtTAAATATtactgattattatatttcaaataatgaacatgaataattttgtcatgaaaattaaaaaatgaaaaacaaaaaataataatattgccatttctaaaaataattttatgtttcgCATTTATATGAGTTATTTgattaatatgtaaaaaaacatattgttgaaaagaaaatgaatttttctttaaattaaaattttgaaaattaataattaattataaaaatgagctCGTGAATGAATAATGATGTTTAAGTTTAGATTATGTCAATATCTGCAcgaatgaaaattgaaaaaaattaaaatatctgaagagaatttaaattagtaaaatataaaatttaaggaaaaatatactttttttttttttttttttttttttaagagcaTAGTATCAATACTGAAAGAAGCAatgcgtttttttttgttataattgaggataaatttatgtatagaattcgacacaaaaaaaaaaaaaaaaaattccgccCTGGCTGTGGACGATTTTTCATGCCTTCtttcagtttttattttcaattttttcatcaattatacGAAAACGTATACGAGAATAAATGAATGTGGTTTTGCAGTGTATACGATTTTGCAATTAGTAAtaaattagttgaaaaaatataaaatttaaaattagtaCAAAATCAGTGTTAGTTGTacgatcaaaaaaataaataaataaagttaaatCCACAGACGGGGTACAGTACTTACAgaattc is part of the Aphidius gifuensis isolate YNYX2018 linkage group LG1, ASM1490517v1, whole genome shotgun sequence genome and harbors:
- the LOC122849485 gene encoding protein abrupt isoform X1, whose amino-acid sequence is MAASSSSSSGEQQYSLRWNDFQSSILSSFRHLRDEEDFIDVTLACDSSSFTAHKVVLSACSPYFRRLLKANPCQHPIVILRDVASSDMESLLRFMYHGEVHVGQEQLAAFLKTAQMLQVRGLADVNSSTAGTKDPPTTGSTGRDNGDSPIIPRNLWNDSSRNDPNDSGLSPPPEKRPRSYSPPVGNHLEHKNELQDSLLGQALEGGPTIHTTSNNIQAQSIGEDSNSMSENDEEMSNNDSILNSVKTEPNDLLNDSMEHHRNSFPAALLGLQGLMPGPSGIHAANQDPNYVSRRGLDMMRVRATDPRPCPKCGKIYRSAHTLRTHLEDKHTVCPGYRCVLCGTVAKSRNSLHSHMSRQHRGISTKDLPVLPMPSAFDPELASRLLAKAGVKVSAAELRARASPTGPRRNDMRLELPRGSSSGGGGGGAPSEAGSSICGGDDPEDLTLPLSLRYGSSTPNNNTVITKITNNKTGTAAKTMDNMLHGHNREPNTPPMHRSGHLPMHQNIPGHHNSATGSALLDTYLQFIAENSALSMGLSPEQQAAIATARAAKLAHMNAMDKLGARGLEDYPMISRDEGRGVVHEDRNDQHHDKSDNIHLRNNEDDEAESSNGEDDDFSDNDEPEALKAE